In a genomic window of Lagopus muta isolate bLagMut1 chromosome 2, bLagMut1 primary, whole genome shotgun sequence:
- the LOC125689472 gene encoding exportin-1-like isoform X2, giving the protein MCNEFSQIFQLCQFVMENSQNAPLVHATLETLLRFLNWIPLGYIFETKLISTLIYKFLNVPMFRNVSLKCLTEIAGVSVSQYEEQFVTLFTLTMMQLKQMLPLNTNIRLAYSNGKDDEQNFIQNLSLFLCTFLKEHGQLIEKRLNLRETLMEALHYMLLVSEVEETEIFKICLEYWNHLAAELYRESPFSTSASPLLSGSQHFDVPPRRQLYLPVLSKIPSDSMDLGSPPLILFRWQQMDTHKWINREEGRCSVFSEFSRARAKLRKWTLIQSM; this is encoded by the exons atgTGCAATGAGTTCTCTCAGATATTTCAACTGTGTCAGTTCGTGATG GAAAACTCCCAAAATGCTCCTTTAGTTCATGCGACTTTGGAAACTTTGCTACGATTTCTGAACTGGATTCCCCTGGGATACATATTTGAGACTAAGTTAATCAGCACACTAATATACAAG TTCTTAAATGTTCCCATGTTTCGGAATGTCTCTTTAAAGTGCCTCACAGAGATTGCAGGTGTCAGTGTAAGCCAGTATGAAGAACAATTTGTAACGCTTTTTACCTTGACCATGATGCAGTTAAAACAG ATGCTTCCTTTAAATACTAATATCCGACTTGCCTACTCAAATGGAAAAGATGATGAACAGAACTTCATTCAGAATCtcagtttgtttctctgcaCGTTTCTGAAGGAACATGGTCAACTTatagaaaaaagattaaatctGAGAGAAACATTAATGGAG GCTCTTCATTATATGTTGTTGGTATCAGAAgtagaagaaactgaaattttcaAGATTTGTCTTGAATATTGGAATCATTTAGCTGCTGAGCTCTACAGGGAAAGTCCATTCTCAACATCTGCTTCTCCATTGCTTTCTGGAAGTCAACACTTTGATGTTCCTCCAAGGAGACAGCTTTATTTGCCTGTATTATCCAAG ATCCCATCTGACTCCATGGACTTGGGCTCACCACCACTGATTTTGTTTCGATGGCAGCAAATGGATACACACAAATGGATAAacagggaagaaggaagatgtAGTGTATTTTCAGAATTCAGCAGAGCAAGAGCAAAG CTTAGGAAATGGACTCTGATACAGTCTATGTAA
- the LOC125689472 gene encoding exportin-1-like isoform X1 produces the protein MKSRPPLKKNKLKPSMCNEFSQIFQLCQFVMENSQNAPLVHATLETLLRFLNWIPLGYIFETKLISTLIYKFLNVPMFRNVSLKCLTEIAGVSVSQYEEQFVTLFTLTMMQLKQMLPLNTNIRLAYSNGKDDEQNFIQNLSLFLCTFLKEHGQLIEKRLNLRETLMEALHYMLLVSEVEETEIFKICLEYWNHLAAELYRESPFSTSASPLLSGSQHFDVPPRRQLYLPVLSKIPSDSMDLGSPPLILFRWQQMDTHKWINREEGRCSVFSEFSRARAKLRKWTLIQSM, from the exons tatgTGCAATGAGTTCTCTCAGATATTTCAACTGTGTCAGTTCGTGATG GAAAACTCCCAAAATGCTCCTTTAGTTCATGCGACTTTGGAAACTTTGCTACGATTTCTGAACTGGATTCCCCTGGGATACATATTTGAGACTAAGTTAATCAGCACACTAATATACAAG TTCTTAAATGTTCCCATGTTTCGGAATGTCTCTTTAAAGTGCCTCACAGAGATTGCAGGTGTCAGTGTAAGCCAGTATGAAGAACAATTTGTAACGCTTTTTACCTTGACCATGATGCAGTTAAAACAG ATGCTTCCTTTAAATACTAATATCCGACTTGCCTACTCAAATGGAAAAGATGATGAACAGAACTTCATTCAGAATCtcagtttgtttctctgcaCGTTTCTGAAGGAACATGGTCAACTTatagaaaaaagattaaatctGAGAGAAACATTAATGGAG GCTCTTCATTATATGTTGTTGGTATCAGAAgtagaagaaactgaaattttcaAGATTTGTCTTGAATATTGGAATCATTTAGCTGCTGAGCTCTACAGGGAAAGTCCATTCTCAACATCTGCTTCTCCATTGCTTTCTGGAAGTCAACACTTTGATGTTCCTCCAAGGAGACAGCTTTATTTGCCTGTATTATCCAAG ATCCCATCTGACTCCATGGACTTGGGCTCACCACCACTGATTTTGTTTCGATGGCAGCAAATGGATACACACAAATGGATAAacagggaagaaggaagatgtAGTGTATTTTCAGAATTCAGCAGAGCAAGAGCAAAG CTTAGGAAATGGACTCTGATACAGTCTATGTAA
- the LOC125689472 gene encoding exportin-1-like isoform X3, producing the protein MKSRPPLKKNKLKPSMCNEFSQIFQLCQFVMENSQNAPLVHATLETLLRFLNWIPLGYIFETKLISTLIYKFLNVPMFRNVSLKCLTEIAGVSVSQYEEQFVTLFTLTMMQLKQMLPLNTNIRLAYSNGKDDEQNFIQNLSLFLCTFLKEHGQLIEKRLNLRETLMEALHYMLLVSEVEETEIFKICLEYWNHLAAELYRESPFSTSASPLLSGSQHFDVPPRRQLYLPVLSKSPGTSPDCHDFSVKILYRETQYVSADK; encoded by the exons tatgTGCAATGAGTTCTCTCAGATATTTCAACTGTGTCAGTTCGTGATG GAAAACTCCCAAAATGCTCCTTTAGTTCATGCGACTTTGGAAACTTTGCTACGATTTCTGAACTGGATTCCCCTGGGATACATATTTGAGACTAAGTTAATCAGCACACTAATATACAAG TTCTTAAATGTTCCCATGTTTCGGAATGTCTCTTTAAAGTGCCTCACAGAGATTGCAGGTGTCAGTGTAAGCCAGTATGAAGAACAATTTGTAACGCTTTTTACCTTGACCATGATGCAGTTAAAACAG ATGCTTCCTTTAAATACTAATATCCGACTTGCCTACTCAAATGGAAAAGATGATGAACAGAACTTCATTCAGAATCtcagtttgtttctctgcaCGTTTCTGAAGGAACATGGTCAACTTatagaaaaaagattaaatctGAGAGAAACATTAATGGAG GCTCTTCATTATATGTTGTTGGTATCAGAAgtagaagaaactgaaattttcaAGATTTGTCTTGAATATTGGAATCATTTAGCTGCTGAGCTCTACAGGGAAAGTCCATTCTCAACATCTGCTTCTCCATTGCTTTCTGGAAGTCAACACTTTGATGTTCCTCCAAGGAGACAGCTTTATTTGCCTGTATTATCCAAG tcaccagggacttcacctgactgtCATGACTTTTCAGTGAAAATCCTGTACCGTGAAACTCAGTATGTGTCTGCTGATAAATGA